In Tepidimonas taiwanensis, the following are encoded in one genomic region:
- the grpE gene encoding nucleotide exchange factor GrpE, with amino-acid sequence MTSQDPNASPTAEPTPADAAPAADAGTPDLHAELEALRQRNAELNDQLLRAVADAENTRRRAEEEIAKVRKFAVESFAESLLPVVDSLEAGLAVQEATLQQIREGAEATLKQLLAALSRQKITPIVPAAGDRFDPHLHQAISMVPSDQPANTVVATLQKGYLMAERVLRPALVTVAAPK; translated from the coding sequence ATGACGTCCCAAGACCCGAACGCATCGCCCACCGCAGAACCCACCCCTGCCGACGCCGCGCCCGCCGCCGATGCGGGCACGCCGGACCTGCACGCCGAGCTGGAGGCACTGCGTCAGCGCAACGCCGAGCTCAACGACCAGCTGCTGCGCGCGGTGGCGGACGCCGAGAACACCCGCCGGCGCGCGGAGGAGGAAATCGCCAAGGTGCGCAAGTTCGCGGTGGAGTCGTTCGCCGAGAGCCTGCTGCCCGTCGTCGACAGCCTGGAGGCGGGGCTGGCGGTGCAGGAGGCCACGCTGCAGCAGATCCGCGAAGGCGCCGAGGCCACGCTCAAGCAATTGCTCGCGGCGCTGTCGCGGCAGAAGATCACACCGATCGTGCCGGCGGCTGGTGACCGTTTCGACCCACACCTGCACCAGGCGATCAGCATGGTTCCGTCCGATCAGCCGGCCAACACCGTCGTGGCCACGCTGCAAAAGGGCTACCTGATGGCCGAGCGCGTGCTGCGCCCGGCGCTGGTCACGGTGGCCGCGCCGAAGTGA
- a CDS encoding fumarylacetoacetate hydrolase family protein: MKLFRHGAPGSERPGLLDAHGVRRDLTGIIVDVVPGTIGPDALRRLARLDASRLPEVDPAERLGPCIGEVGNVIAIGLNYADHAAEAGLPLPKQPIVFSKHTAAISGPDDDVWLPPGAAKLDWEVELAVVIGQPAWHVPRERALDVVAGYCLANDVSERAHQLEMDGQWIKGKSYPTHCPLGPWLVTADEVPDPQAVELWLDVNGTPRQRGSTRTMVFGVAEIVSYLSRFMRLLPGDVILTGTPPGVGMGQRPPQFLRAGDVVTLGSPQLGQQRQCVVDAPLPAR, from the coding sequence ATGAAACTGTTTCGTCATGGGGCACCGGGCAGCGAGCGCCCCGGCCTGCTCGACGCGCACGGCGTGCGGCGCGATCTGACCGGGATCATCGTGGACGTGGTGCCGGGTACCATCGGGCCGGATGCGTTGCGCCGGCTCGCCCGGCTGGACGCCAGCCGCCTGCCGGAGGTCGATCCGGCCGAGCGGCTCGGCCCCTGCATCGGCGAGGTCGGCAACGTCATCGCGATCGGCCTCAATTATGCCGACCACGCGGCGGAGGCCGGCCTGCCGCTGCCGAAGCAGCCGATCGTCTTCAGCAAGCACACCGCGGCGATCAGCGGCCCCGACGACGACGTGTGGCTGCCGCCGGGCGCTGCCAAGCTCGACTGGGAGGTCGAGCTCGCCGTGGTGATCGGCCAGCCTGCGTGGCACGTGCCGCGCGAGCGCGCGCTCGATGTCGTGGCGGGGTACTGCCTGGCCAACGATGTGTCGGAGCGCGCCCACCAGTTGGAGATGGACGGGCAGTGGATCAAGGGCAAGAGCTACCCGACGCATTGCCCGTTGGGGCCGTGGCTGGTGACCGCCGATGAGGTGCCGGATCCGCAGGCCGTCGAGCTGTGGCTGGACGTCAACGGCACACCGCGCCAGCGCGGCAGCACGCGCACGATGGTGTTCGGGGTGGCGGAGATCGTCAGCTACCTGAGCCGCTTCATGCGGCTGCTGCCGGGCGATGTGATCCTCACCGGCACGCCGCCCGGGGTCGGCATGGGCCAGCGCCCGCCGCAGTTCCTGCGCGCCGGGGATGTCGTGACGCTCGGCAGCCCGCAGCTCGGGCAGCAGCGCCAGTGCGTCGTCGACGCCCCGCTGCCCGCGCGCTGA
- a CDS encoding MarR family winged helix-turn-helix transcriptional regulator, with translation MNDAVRPALSAPSIDAAADLPPGRLDTRFLESLIGYNARRAALTMIGHALQRLAPYGLRVVDFSVLTVIAHNPGVTSRQVCAALDILPPNLVGLLRGLEQRGWVEKREHPTDRRAQGLYVTPAGAEVQARAQADIAAVEHGPLTHLDADERTTLIRLLRKVYQGPQA, from the coding sequence ATGAACGACGCCGTCCGCCCTGCCCTTTCGGCCCCCTCGATCGACGCGGCCGCCGACCTCCCGCCGGGTCGGCTGGATACGCGCTTCCTGGAGTCGCTGATCGGCTACAACGCCCGCCGCGCGGCCTTGACCATGATCGGGCACGCGCTGCAACGCCTGGCCCCGTACGGGCTGCGCGTGGTCGATTTTTCGGTGCTGACGGTGATCGCGCACAACCCCGGCGTCACCTCACGGCAGGTGTGTGCCGCGCTGGACATCCTGCCGCCCAACCTGGTGGGGCTGCTGCGCGGGCTCGAACAGCGGGGCTGGGTCGAAAAGCGCGAACACCCGACCGACCGACGCGCCCAGGGGTTGTACGTCACCCCCGCCGGCGCCGAGGTGCAGGCGCGCGCGCAGGCCGACATCGCAGCCGTCGAGCACGGCCCGCTGACGCACCTGGACGCCGACGAGCGCACCACGCTGATCCGCCTGCTGCGCAAGGTTTACCAGGGACCGCAGGCCTGA
- a CDS encoding type 1 glutamine amidotransferase: protein MATIAQPPHAAAPHGDVLVLQHTVEDPPGYLATWLDMVGARWDVFCAEAGERYPASVAPYRALAVLGGEWSANDDRPSLRHAEALIREADALGIPVIGHCLGGQLLARALGGRVQRLPQPEIGWLPITPDGSAAAREWLGEAGDPVVYQWHYDGVVELPPGATVLAASPACAVQAYTVGPHLGMQFHIEITPLKIDAWLADPGTVYPGAVHAHPQTVQSPEAMRAATARHQAASYRLADRLYAAWQRRWRAAAVTVS, encoded by the coding sequence ATGGCAACGATCGCGCAACCACCGCACGCCGCGGCGCCGCACGGGGACGTGCTGGTGCTACAGCACACCGTCGAAGATCCGCCCGGCTACCTGGCGACGTGGCTGGACATGGTCGGCGCCCGCTGGGATGTGTTCTGCGCCGAGGCGGGCGAGCGCTACCCGGCGTCGGTCGCGCCTTACCGGGCGCTGGCCGTGCTCGGCGGCGAGTGGAGCGCGAACGACGACCGCCCCTCGCTGCGTCACGCGGAGGCGCTGATCCGCGAGGCCGACGCGCTGGGCATCCCGGTGATCGGCCACTGCCTGGGGGGGCAGTTGCTGGCGCGGGCGCTGGGCGGGCGCGTGCAGCGCTTGCCGCAGCCCGAAATCGGCTGGCTGCCGATCACGCCCGATGGCAGTGCGGCCGCCCGCGAGTGGCTGGGGGAAGCCGGTGACCCGGTCGTCTATCAGTGGCACTACGACGGCGTGGTCGAACTGCCGCCCGGCGCCACGGTGCTGGCGGCGTCGCCGGCGTGCGCGGTGCAGGCGTACACCGTCGGTCCGCACCTCGGCATGCAGTTTCACATCGAGATCACGCCGCTGAAGATCGACGCGTGGCTGGCCGATCCGGGCACGGTGTACCCGGGGGCGGTGCACGCGCACCCGCAGACGGTGCAGTCCCCCGAGGCGATGCGTGCCGCGACCGCCCGGCATCAGGCGGCCAGCTACCGGCTGGC